A window from Drosophila yakuba strain Tai18E2 chromosome 3L, Prin_Dyak_Tai18E2_2.1, whole genome shotgun sequence encodes these proteins:
- the LOC6534337 gene encoding exocyst complex component 1, which yields MLSIGAMANIKHTLQKELFLASGERLLSVVTVVKKKDKKPCYLCVVTTAPPVPVVTLCLVKQSEQREGEYKRKRSWQLDEIKWVDGRNEQFETHEFDFQLEKLYKWYALSPHERQNFLAVLNRQIQKSVRGQRAEFRNVPAAWLSEKSPEKVALGRAALKTQHTDDEEDEEEEAQEFTALTDKEANELGKLFSECDFAIKDAEQFIDQLSRELHDLDGANMQSVLASEQKVLKMMEHIDNAISEADKFENRLDSYEDILGHVKETMEKIGGKNAMIEIANNNNIKLMKELNKVISQLDLPHSQQQALDEPDLKTANGRKAAIAAAQCLQQAMNSDIDPALLRLEAVQDQRKRFEKWKQKFSATVSRFMNNLFIHLGNEIGDMQVTSTELTLPNHSNVHRELTPYTELMHWAKAMDRKTYDGLMRVYTASLSKIYDRDVRNFFNLAKIQVTEKLRNSREDLDMSTSSRKSAVSTIPYGTLGINRDQWGPGVETADRIRFDALLEKVLAELEPIALQEQLFCINFFQMDVISPTTKNTQTTLEMEKAVDMSQSIISAAVSPSADGVPQKRIDRQINEDVRKLMMGLFGCLEPELVSFIQSFERVDSFYSLYVFVRLTQHVMSAQDTHSFLSMTFASALVQVKRSFDRFMQNQLLSIREAKLHKRSKAILPYVENFENFAQTAEGIFRKSDRRTDMEKWYLQLVNAIFEGIQLHSQEHPKTPVQVVRMENYHHMYALLAQLKVPGLDALKKEAKKCYNDALKAYVTQYFGRPLEKLNQFFEGVQLKVAQGVKETEISYQMAFSKQELRKVIAQYPAREVKKGLENLYKKVEKHLSEEENLLQVVWHAMQEEFIAQYNYLEERIQKCYAGAMINLEFNIQDILAFFSDIARSH from the exons ATGCTGTCCATTGGCGCCATGGCCAACATCAAGCACACGCTGCAAAAGGAGCTCTTCCTGGCCTCCGGAGAACGGCTCCTTTCTGTGGTGACGGTGGTCAAGAAGAAAGACAAGAAGCCCTGCTACCTTTGCGTGGTCACAACGGCGCCACCAGTGCCTGTGGTCACTTTGTGTCTCGTCAAGCAGTCGGAGCAGCGCGAGGGCGAGTACAAGCGCAAGCGGAGTTGGCAGCTGGACGAGATTAAGTGGGTTGACGGCCGGAACGAACAGTTTGAGACGCACGAGTTCGATTTCCAGTTGGAGAAGCTGTACAAATGGTACGCCCTAAGCCCTCACGAGCGCCAAAACTTTCTGGCCGTGCTCAACCGCCAAATCCAAAAGAGCGTGCGTGGCCAGCGAGCGGAGTTCCGGAATGTGCCCGCAGCCTGGCTGTCGGAGAAGTCGCCGGAAAAAGTTGCATTAGGCAGAGCGGCTCTGAAGACGCAACACacggacgacgaggaggacgaaGAAGAGGAGGCCCAGGAGTTTACCGCTTTGACAGACAAGGAGGCCAATGAGCTGGGCAAACTTTTCTCCGAGTGCGACTTTGCCATCAAGGATGCTGAGCAGTTCATAGATCAGCTGTCCCGGGAGCTTCATGATTTAGATGGG GCCAATATGCAAAGTGTTCTTGCTTCGGAGCAGAAGGTACTGAAAATGATGGAACACATCGACAACGCTATCTCCGAGGCAGATAAGTTTGAGAACCGTCTTGACAGCTACGAGGATATTCTGGGCCATGTCAAGGAAACCATGGAGAAAATTGGTGGGAAAAATGCCATGATCGAGATtgccaacaataacaatatcaAGCTAATGAAGGAGCTCAACAAAGTCATA AGTCAACTGGACCTGCCGCACAGCCAGCAGCAGGCTCTGGATGAACCCGATTTAAAGACGGCTAATGGACGCAAAGCAGCCATTGCAGCTGCTCAGTGCCTGCAACAGGCCATGAACAGTGATATAGATCCCGCTCTGCTTCGTTTGGAGGCGGTCCAGGATCAACGCAAGCGCTTTGAAAAGTGGAAACAAAAGTTCTCGGCCACCGTCAGTCGCTTTATGAACAACCTTTTTATCCACTTGGGCAACGAAATAGGGGACATGCAGGTGACCAGCACCGAACTTACGCTGCCTAACCATTCCAACGTCCATCGGGAACTGACGCCTTATACGGAGCTTATGCACTGGGCAAAAGCAATGGATCGGAAGACCTACGATGGCCTAATGCGTGTGTACACAGCATCGCTAAGCAAGATTTATGACAGAGATGTGAGAAACTTCTTCAATTTG GCTAAAATTCAGGTGACGGAGAAGCTTCGAAACTCTCGGGAGGATCTGGACATGTCTACGTCTTCTAGAAAGTCCGCAGTTTCCACAATACCTTATGGCACACTCGGCATCAACAGGGATCAGTGGGGTCCTGGCGTGGAGACAGCGGATCGAATTCGTTTTGATGCACTGTTGGAAAAGGTTCTAGCTGAGCTGGAACCAATTGCCTTGCAGGAACAGCTTTTCTGCATAAACTTTTTTCAAATGGACGTTATCAGTCCAACGACGAAGAACACCCAGACCACATTGGAGATGGAGAAGGCGGTGGACATGTCGCAGTCAATCATATCAGCAGCGGTGTCGCCATCAGCTGATGGTGTTCCACAGAAGCGGATTGACCGCCAGATTAACGAGGATGTGCGTAAACTGATGATGGGTCTTTTCGGTTGCCTAGAACCTGAGTTGGTTAGCTTCATCCAAAGCTTTGAGCGTGTTGACAGTTT CTATTCTCTGTACGTTTTTGTGCGACTTACGCAGCACGTCATGTCCGCCCAGGACACACATTCCTTTCTCAGCATGACCTTCGCGTCTGCCTTGGTACAGGTGAAGCGCAGCTTCGACCGCTTTATGCAGAACCAATTGTTGTCTATCCGGGAGGCAAAGCTGCACAAACGATCGAAGGCCATCCTGCCCTATGTGGAAAACTTCGAAAACTTTGCCCAAACTGCGGAGGGCATATTTCGGAAATCGGATCGCCGGACGGACATGGAGAAGTGGTACTTGCAGCTGGTGAATGCCATATTTGAAGGCATCCAACTGCATTCGCAGGAGCACCCCAAGACCCCAGTTCAGGTAGTGCGCATGGAGAACTACCACCACATGTACGCTTTGCTAGCCCAGCTTAAGGTTCCTGGTCTGGATGCCCTGAAAAAGGAGGCCAAAAAGTGTTACAACGATGCGCTTAAAGCGTATGTGACTCAGTACTTCGGCCGACCGTTGGAGAAACTGAAT CAATTCTTTGAAGGCGTGCAACTTAAGGTGGCCCAGGGAGTCAAGGAAACCGAGATCAGCTACCAGATGGCCTTCTCCAAGCAGGAGCTCCGCAAGGTAATCGCTCAGTATCCTGCGCGAGAGGTGAAGAAAGGCCTGGAGAACCTCTAcaaaaaggtggaaaagcACCTGAGCGAGGAGGAGAATCTACTGCAGGTGGTCTGGCACGCCATGCAGGAGGAGTTCATTGCCCAGTATAACTACCTGGAGGAGCGCATCCAAAAGTGCTACGCCGGCGCCATGATCAATCTGGAGTTCAATATTCAGGACATACTCGCCTTCTTCTCGGACATAGCGCGCTCCCACTGA